The following proteins are co-located in the Rhea pennata isolate bPtePen1 chromosome 2, bPtePen1.pri, whole genome shotgun sequence genome:
- the POLR2K gene encoding DNA-directed RNA polymerases I, II, and III subunit RPABC4, translated as MDSQKDVQPPKQQPMIYICGECHTENEIKARDPIRCRECGYRIMYKKRTKRLVVFDAR; from the exons ATGGATTCACAGAAGGATGTTCAGCctccaaagcagcagccaaTGATTTACATCTGCGGAG AATGtcatacagaaaatgaaataaaagcaagagatCCTATCAGATGCCGAGAATGTGGCTACAGAATAATGTacaagaaaaggacaaaaagat TGGTGGTTTTTGATGCCCGGTGA
- the FBXO43 gene encoding F-box only protein 43, whose amino-acid sequence MSESHSVMFNILKRNRLMSPNNNAKYSSFKDSCSTSVFLDSRCNESLKDPDAEERDAQRTAGLLLLQEHSEHTPPNLLFPVSSSIENEMNSISLSERRETNRSTDFFETPKVSKKDSSLRRRLLLSKTAPSGTTIGCCERQDSSSGSSRKKVFSCALSFEERFSQTSGSPRDKSYKPLATSTSKTEESSPDSQKRRLTFSQQRSSTLDESKCKDATLPEPECLSPIQCKDNVSNTNELSEGVLMSVSGGLLRTPTPSTLPEANEGKSLTSINSLVENFNCELGNINTPPVKLASYPDLSTPEDSGYNSLHLDKSGDSLSDHEGSFQEFIQKQKEASKILDSKRKTRKLERVRRLSTLREQGSQSETEENHHVSPPNSVYVLTEERNFVSEDCALISKENTNRDFVLNHGDLSRTPALQIVHEICLQSQRPDQNHTSENVVRKEVFALEDVLAGLIGKKMGLEKLDILTELKYRNLKHILAIVLDALTVESLCSIWKVSKNWREIVKQDKSADRRRKSYMKYLKEEAGGYFLKAEDAATRFNLLSRSALRPVQALAKTPVIQTPPSCTELLTPMRCNSVPRSISRQEEYIKVAKTLFTDEALKPCPKCQYPAKYQLVKKRGLCSREACAFDFCILCLHAFHGSKDCSSLSAKRQNKKDAPPGSAQSKRNLKRL is encoded by the exons ATGTCAGAGAGTCATTCAGTCATGTTCaatattcttaaaagaaataggTTAATGTCTCCAAACAACAATGCTAAATACTCCAGTTTTAAAGACTCATGTTCTACTTCAGTATTTCTGGACAGCAGATGCAACGAGTCATTAAAAGATCCTGatgcagaagagagagatgCACAGAGAACAGCAGGTCTATTATTACTGCAAGAGCATTCTGAGCATACTCCTCCAAATTTACTCTTTCCTGTGTCATCATCTATTGAAAATGAGATGAATTCTATCTCCTtatcagaaagaagagaaacaaacagaagtacagatttttttgaaactCCTAAAGTGAGTAAAAAAGACTCATCACTGCGTAGGAGACTACTTTTATCTAAGACTGCTCCAAGTGGCACCACCATAGGATGCTGTGAAAGACAAGACAGTTCttcaggaagcagcaggaaaaaagtattCTCTTGTGCTTTGAGCTTTGAAGAACGATTTTCACAAACTTCAGGTTCTCCAAGAGATAAAAGTTACAAACCTCTTGCAACTAGCACTTCAAAAACTGAAGAGTCTAGTCCTGATAGCCAAAAGAGGAGACTGACCTTTTCACAGCAAAGGTCGTCTACACTAGATGAGTCTAAATGTAAGGATGCAACACTACCAGAACCAGAATGTTTATCTCCAATTCAGTGCAAGGACAATGTTAGTAATACTAATGAACTCAGTGAAGGTGTCCTTATGAGTGTTAGTGGTGGGTTGCTTAGGACTCCTACTCCTAGTACGTTACCTGAGGCTAACGAGGGTAAGTCCCTGACTTCTATCAACAGTCTTGTAGAGAACTTTAACTGTGAACTAGGTAATATAAACACTCCCCCTGTTAAGCTGGCAAGTTACCCAGATCTTTCCACGCCTGAGGATAGTGGATATAATTCACTTCATTTGGATAAATCAGGAGATTCATTGTCTGATCATGAGGGATCTTTCCAAGAGTTCatccaaaaacaaaaagaagcttCCAAAATTCTGGATAgtaaaagaaagacaagaaaactTGAACGGGTTAGAAGGTTATCAACTCTTCGTGAACAGGGCTCGCAGTCAGAGACGGAAGAAAATCATCATGTCAGTCCTCCTAATTCAGTGTATGttttaacagaagaaagaaactttgTCAGTGAAGATTGTGCattgatttcaaaagaaaacactaatagagactttgttttaaatcatgGAGATCTCTCAAGAACTCCTGCTCTGCAAATAGTTCATGAAATTTGCTTGCAAAGCCAAAGACCAGATCAAAATCATACCTCAGAGAATGTTGTTAGGAAAGAAGTATTTGCATTAGAAGATGTTCTTGCTGGACTTATAGGCAAGAAAATGGGCCTTGAAAAATTAGATATcttaacagaattaaaatacaggaatttaaaacatattctTGCTATAGTGTTAGATGCTTTGACAGTGGAAAGTCTATGCAG CATTTGGAAAGTAAGCAAAAACTGGCGTGAAATTGTCAAACAAGACAAAAGTGCAGATAGGAGGAGAAAGTCATACATGAAATACCTCAAAGAAGAAGCTGGG GGGtattttttgaaagctgaagatgCTGCCACAAGATTTAATCTTCTCAGCAGATCTGCCCTAAGGCCTGTTCAAGCTCTTGCCAAAACTCCTGTAATACAAACCCCACCTTCTTGCACTGAACTTCTAACACCCATGAGATGCAACTCAGTTCCCCGGTCTATTAGTAGACAGGAAGAATATATAAAA gTTGCCAAAACTCTGTTCACTGATGAGGCTTTAAAACCCTGTCCAAAATGTCAATATCCTGCAAAGTATCAATTGGTAAAGAAACGGGGATTATGTAGCAGAGAGGCCTGCGCATTtgacttctgtattttatgtCTGCATGCTTTCCATGGCTCAAAGGATTGTAGTAGTTTATCTGCaaaaaggcagaataaaaaAGATGCTCCTCCAGGAAGTGCCCAGAGCAAGAGAAACTTAAAAAGACTCTAA